The following coding sequences are from one Thermostaphylospora chromogena window:
- a CDS encoding formylglycine-generating enzyme family protein produces the protein MSESCCAPGRGESGHRERVVPRRQRRRLSGMVTLEGGAFRMGSDDEDTFEADGEGPVRTVTVRPFRISATAVTNAQFAAFVKDTGYKTDAERFGWSYVFHLLAPPGARRSAPSPAETPWWLGIEGATWYAPEGPGSTIEGRQNHPVVHVSWNDAQAYCAWAGGRLPTEAEWEYAARGGLDQARYPWGNELTPRGQHRCNIWQGRFPVYNTEEDGYLGPAPVKSYRPNGFGLYNMVGNVWEWCADWFSTDHLSRPLEDPRGPETGETKVMRGGSYLCHASYCNRYRCSARTSNTPDSSTGNIGFRIAADL, from the coding sequence ATGAGTGAGAGCTGCTGTGCTCCCGGCCGCGGGGAGAGCGGGCACCGGGAGCGGGTCGTCCCGCGGCGGCAGCGGCGGCGGCTGAGCGGGATGGTGACGCTGGAGGGCGGCGCGTTCCGTATGGGCAGCGACGACGAGGACACGTTCGAGGCGGACGGCGAGGGCCCTGTCCGGACGGTGACGGTCCGCCCGTTCCGGATCTCCGCCACCGCCGTGACCAACGCCCAGTTCGCCGCGTTCGTCAAGGACACCGGCTACAAGACGGACGCCGAGCGGTTCGGCTGGTCTTACGTCTTCCACCTGCTCGCCCCGCCCGGCGCCCGCCGTTCCGCCCCCTCCCCCGCCGAGACCCCCTGGTGGCTGGGGATCGAGGGTGCCACGTGGTACGCCCCCGAGGGGCCGGGCAGCACGATCGAGGGCAGGCAGAACCATCCCGTGGTGCACGTCTCCTGGAACGACGCCCAGGCGTACTGCGCCTGGGCCGGCGGCCGGCTGCCCACCGAGGCCGAGTGGGAGTACGCCGCGCGGGGCGGCCTGGACCAGGCGCGCTACCCGTGGGGGAACGAGCTGACGCCGCGCGGCCAGCACCGCTGCAACATCTGGCAGGGCCGCTTCCCGGTGTACAACACCGAGGAGGACGGGTATCTGGGCCCGGCGCCGGTCAAGTCCTACCGGCCCAACGGGTTCGGGCTCTACAACATGGTCGGCAACGTCTGGGAGTGGTGCGCGGACTGGTTCTCCACCGACCACCTGTCCCGGCCGCTGGAGGACCCGCGCGGGCCGGAGACCGGCGAGACCAAGGTGATGCGCGGCGGCTCCTACCTGTGTCACGCCTCCTACTGCAACCGCTACCGCTGCTCCGCGCGCACCTCCAACACCCCCGACAGCAGCACGGGCAACATCGGCTTCCGCATCGCCGCCGACCTTTAG
- a CDS encoding DoxX family protein yields MSTAYVVVAVVTAAANIAAAVADFRRAGWILRNMTAYGIPHSWIHPLGAAKAAGALGLLAGLAVPALGTVAAACLVLYFIGAVATVVRARVYPHLLYPGVFLLLAAASLTLNLTAA; encoded by the coding sequence ATGTCCACCGCCTACGTCGTCGTGGCGGTCGTGACCGCCGCGGCCAACATCGCGGCGGCCGTCGCCGACTTCCGCCGCGCCGGATGGATCCTCCGGAACATGACCGCCTACGGGATACCGCACTCGTGGATCCACCCGCTGGGCGCGGCGAAAGCGGCGGGCGCACTCGGCCTGCTGGCGGGTCTCGCCGTCCCGGCGCTCGGCACGGTGGCCGCGGCCTGCCTCGTGCTGTACTTCATCGGCGCCGTCGCCACCGTCGTCCGCGCCCGCGTGTACCCCCATCTGCTCTATCCCGGGGTGTTCCTCCTGCTGGCCGCCGCCTCGCTCACGCTGAACCTCACCGCCGCGTGA
- a CDS encoding DUF4191 domain-containing protein, producing MAKKPENPERPGRIKQLKMIAQIIKQANPKGMPIVYASVLGTFVLCIVIGLITGWIWYMVFLGLMLALTVGLVVFGQFAQRAQYTLLNGQIGAAAAVLQSMRGNWEVTPAVAVNREQDVVHRVVGYPGIILVSEGPPNRVRKMLNNEKKRVARVALDVPVYDVQCGDGEGQVPLAKLQRHLMKLPRNLRKPAVSEVKYRLRALPQNLPVPKTPLPRNVRMPRGPRGPKPKMR from the coding sequence ATGGCCAAAAAGCCCGAGAATCCCGAGCGCCCGGGGCGTATCAAGCAGCTGAAGATGATCGCGCAGATCATCAAGCAGGCGAACCCGAAGGGAATGCCGATCGTCTACGCGTCGGTGCTCGGCACGTTTGTGCTGTGTATCGTGATCGGCCTGATCACAGGCTGGATCTGGTACATGGTCTTCCTCGGGCTGATGCTCGCGCTGACCGTCGGTCTGGTGGTCTTCGGGCAGTTCGCCCAGCGCGCCCAGTACACGCTGCTGAACGGCCAGATCGGCGCCGCCGCGGCCGTGCTGCAGAGCATGCGCGGCAACTGGGAGGTCACGCCCGCCGTGGCGGTCAACCGCGAGCAGGACGTCGTCCACCGCGTCGTCGGCTATCCGGGGATCATCCTCGTCTCCGAGGGGCCGCCCAACCGCGTGCGCAAGATGCTCAACAACGAGAAGAAGCGCGTCGCCCGGGTCGCGCTCGACGTCCCCGTCTACGACGTCCAGTGCGGCGACGGCGAGGGCCAGGTGCCCCTCGCCAAACTCCAGCGCCACCTGATGAAGCTGCCGCGCAACCTCAGAAAGCCCGCGGTCTCGGAAGTGAAGTACCGCCTGCGGGCGCTGCCGCAGAACCTGCCCGTGCCCAAGACGCCGCTGCCGCGCAACGTCCGCATGCCGCGCGGTCCGCGCGGCCCCAAGCCGAAGATGCGCTGA
- a CDS encoding FUSC family protein, which translates to MPQLTRPVEQLRPVLLATRRAQPTAVFITRLTVTAVVAYLIAWALPIAERPVLAPLTALLVVRYTLYQTILSALARILSVVAGVAVAVLVAAELGFTWWSLGLVIAISLIIGYAARLGDHILEVPISAMLIFALGAYSATGALARIVETLIGASTGLLAGIIAPPVHVRPAQEAIAELGGRMGELLDRLADTIAEGHDDDETFSRLLNRARRLGNDIRHTDNALSQAEESMRLNPRAATLLPMGIALRSGLETLELTSPTVRGLVRSLADRRHLPAAGGVYESEMRVRLAAVLHEVAAAVRAFALLVRAETIEDVHCRADDLHRRLAEGRRLRDEFADALPPWTSARSAEWRLHAETLVHIDRLLDLFGSASDTQRRERRGRRRFPRPSGRLRRSHRLRRRRRGGGSRGGEHSGGG; encoded by the coding sequence ATGCCACAACTGACACGGCCCGTCGAGCAGCTGCGCCCGGTGCTGCTCGCCACCCGCCGCGCGCAGCCGACGGCGGTGTTCATCACGCGGCTGACCGTCACGGCCGTGGTGGCGTATCTCATCGCGTGGGCGCTGCCCATCGCGGAGCGGCCGGTGCTCGCCCCGCTCACCGCCCTGCTGGTGGTGCGGTACACGCTGTACCAGACCATCCTGTCGGCGCTGGCGCGGATCCTGTCGGTGGTGGCGGGCGTGGCCGTCGCGGTGCTGGTGGCCGCGGAACTCGGGTTCACCTGGTGGAGCCTGGGCCTGGTCATCGCCATCTCGCTGATCATCGGCTACGCCGCACGGCTGGGTGATCACATCCTGGAGGTGCCGATCAGCGCGATGCTCATCTTCGCCCTGGGCGCCTACTCCGCCACCGGCGCGCTGGCGCGGATCGTGGAGACGCTGATCGGCGCGAGCACCGGACTGCTCGCCGGGATCATCGCCCCGCCCGTGCACGTCAGACCGGCCCAGGAGGCGATCGCGGAGCTGGGCGGGCGGATGGGCGAACTGCTGGACCGGCTGGCGGACACCATCGCCGAAGGCCACGACGACGACGAGACGTTCTCCCGGCTCCTGAACCGGGCGCGGCGGCTGGGCAACGACATCCGGCACACCGACAACGCGCTGAGCCAGGCGGAGGAGAGCATGCGGCTCAACCCGCGGGCGGCCACGCTGCTGCCGATGGGCATCGCGCTGCGCAGCGGCTTGGAGACCCTGGAGCTGACCTCGCCGACCGTGCGCGGTCTGGTCCGGTCGCTGGCCGACCGCCGTCACCTGCCCGCGGCCGGCGGCGTCTACGAGTCGGAGATGCGGGTACGGCTGGCCGCCGTGCTGCACGAGGTGGCGGCGGCGGTACGGGCCTTCGCCCTGCTGGTGCGGGCGGAGACGATCGAGGACGTGCACTGCCGCGCCGACGACCTGCACCGGAGGCTTGCGGAGGGGCGGCGGCTGCGCGACGAGTTCGCCGACGCGCTGCCCCCGTGGACCTCGGCGCGGTCGGCCGAGTGGCGGCTGCACGCCGAGACGCTGGTCCACATCGATCGGCTGCTCGACCTGTTCGGCAGCGCGTCGGACACCCAGCGCCGGGAGCGACGCGGACGCCGCCGCTTCCCACGGCCCTCGGGGCGGCTGCGCCGTTCCCACCGGCTGCGCCGCCGTCGCCGCGGAGGCGGGTCCCGCGGGGGTGAGCACTCCGGGGGAGGGTGA
- a CDS encoding nucleoside hydrolase: MTTTRRRVILDTDIGSNVDDALALAVLLGSPEAELVGCTTVYGDTLVRARLAARLLRLAGRRAAVVPGERETLAGRPVWWAGHEDTLFPDLEAESVAAAVDAPGFLAGRVAAAPGQVDVVAIGPLTNIARAIQLDPAFPRRVRHLWIMGGRFDGGAPEHNFASDPEAARVVFASRTPTTVTGLEVTSTVRFGAAEAAAVEAGGELGRALAAQMRRWWRFKNTDATPPHDAIALLAMLAPEAFTFSAYGSIAVADDGAATFTPQREPGSGSVRLVTAVDVAAVTAQIIRRVLAAAPEHRHDRLHPHG; encoded by the coding sequence ATGACCACCACGCGCCGGCGCGTCATCCTGGACACCGACATCGGCTCGAACGTGGACGACGCGCTCGCCCTCGCGGTGCTGCTCGGCTCGCCAGAGGCCGAGCTGGTCGGCTGCACCACCGTCTACGGCGACACGCTCGTGCGCGCCCGCCTCGCCGCGCGGCTGCTGCGGCTGGCGGGCCGGAGGGCCGCCGTCGTCCCGGGGGAGCGGGAGACCCTCGCCGGACGGCCGGTGTGGTGGGCGGGGCACGAGGACACGCTCTTTCCCGATCTCGAGGCCGAGAGCGTCGCCGCCGCCGTGGACGCGCCCGGGTTCCTCGCCGGCAGGGTGGCCGCCGCTCCCGGCCAGGTGGACGTGGTCGCGATCGGGCCGTTGACCAACATCGCCCGTGCGATCCAGCTCGACCCCGCCTTCCCGCGCCGCGTGCGCCACCTGTGGATCATGGGCGGCCGGTTCGACGGCGGCGCGCCCGAGCACAACTTCGCCAGCGATCCGGAGGCGGCGCGCGTGGTGTTCGCTTCGCGTACCCCCACGACGGTGACCGGCCTGGAGGTCACCTCCACCGTGCGGTTCGGCGCCGCCGAGGCGGCGGCCGTCGAGGCGGGCGGGGAGCTGGGGCGGGCGCTCGCGGCGCAGATGCGCCGGTGGTGGCGGTTCAAGAACACCGACGCGACCCCGCCGCACGACGCGATCGCGCTGCTGGCCATGCTGGCGCCGGAGGCGTTCACGTTCTCGGCCTACGGTTCGATCGCGGTCGCGGACGACGGGGCCGCGACGTTCACCCCGCAGCGTGAACCGGGCTCGGGGTCGGTGCGGCTGGTCACGGCGGTGGACGTCGCCGCCGTCACCGCGCAGATCATCCGCCGCGTGCTCGCCGCCGCGCCGGAACACCGGCACGACCGGCTGCACCCTCACGGCTGA
- the lipA gene encoding lipoyl synthase, with product MTVAPEGRKLLRLEVRNSQTPIERKPPWIKTRLRTGPEYTELKSLVRREGLHTVCEEAGCPNIYECWEDREATFLIGGDQCTRRCDFCQIDTGKPAEYDRDEPRRVAESVAQMGLKYATVTGVARDDLPDGGAWLYAETARQIHAMVPGCGVELLVPDFNANRDQLEEVFSSRPEVFAHNIETVPRIFRRIRPAFRYERSLQVITMAREAGLVTKSNLILGLGEEREEVLQAMRDLHEAGCDLLTITQYLRPTPRHHPVERWVKPEEFVELQREAEAIGFAGVMSGPLVRSSYRAGRLYQQAIAARRTA from the coding sequence GTGACCGTAGCTCCAGAAGGTAGAAAGCTGCTGCGCCTGGAGGTCCGCAACAGCCAGACCCCCATCGAGCGCAAGCCTCCGTGGATCAAGACCAGGCTGCGGACCGGTCCCGAGTACACCGAGCTGAAGTCGCTGGTGCGGCGCGAGGGTCTGCACACGGTGTGCGAGGAGGCCGGCTGCCCCAACATCTACGAGTGCTGGGAGGACCGCGAGGCGACCTTCCTCATCGGCGGTGACCAGTGCACCCGCCGCTGCGACTTCTGTCAGATCGACACCGGCAAGCCCGCCGAGTACGACCGTGACGAGCCCCGCCGCGTGGCCGAGTCCGTCGCCCAGATGGGGTTGAAGTACGCGACGGTGACCGGCGTCGCCCGTGACGACCTGCCCGACGGCGGCGCGTGGCTGTACGCCGAGACCGCCCGCCAGATCCACGCCATGGTGCCGGGCTGCGGCGTCGAGCTGCTGGTGCCCGACTTCAACGCCAACCGCGACCAGCTCGAGGAGGTGTTCAGCAGCCGTCCGGAGGTGTTCGCGCACAACATCGAGACCGTGCCGCGCATCTTCCGGCGCATCCGCCCCGCGTTCCGCTACGAGCGGTCCCTCCAGGTGATCACGATGGCCCGGGAGGCCGGGCTGGTCACCAAGTCCAACCTCATCCTCGGCCTGGGCGAGGAGCGCGAAGAGGTCCTGCAGGCCATGCGCGACCTGCACGAGGCCGGGTGCGATCTGCTGACCATCACGCAGTACCTGCGTCCCACGCCCCGCCACCACCCGGTGGAGCGGTGGGTCAAGCCCGAGGAGTTCGTCGAGCTGCAGCGCGAGGCCGAGGCGATCGGTTTCGCCGGGGTGATGTCCGGACCGCTGGTGCGCTCCTCCTACCGCGCCGGCCGCCTCTACCAGCAGGCCATCGCGGCCCGCCGGACCGCCTGA
- a CDS encoding RDD family protein has protein sequence MSSRQPRWTQTWLGGVRAAGVDLGYPGERLGLPEQGSGAVAGWGRRIAAIFIDWLICLWAIARGLLGADALSAGWVALGVLAVEYILLVGTIGMTFGMRLMGIRVAALDGGRPRFLAVVVRTVLLCLLVPAVVYDRDQRGLHDRMAGTVVVRL, from the coding sequence ATGAGCAGCAGGCAGCCGCGGTGGACGCAGACGTGGCTCGGCGGCGTGCGGGCCGCAGGCGTGGATCTGGGATATCCGGGGGAACGGCTCGGGCTGCCCGAACAGGGCAGCGGCGCGGTCGCCGGGTGGGGGCGGCGGATCGCCGCCATCTTCATCGACTGGCTCATCTGCCTGTGGGCGATCGCCCGCGGGCTGCTCGGCGCCGACGCCCTGTCGGCCGGGTGGGTCGCGCTGGGCGTGCTGGCGGTGGAGTACATCCTGCTGGTGGGCACGATCGGCATGACGTTCGGCATGCGGCTGATGGGCATCCGCGTCGCCGCGCTCGACGGCGGACGGCCCCGCTTCCTCGCCGTCGTGGTCCGCACGGTGCTGCTGTGCCTGCTGGTGCCCGCCGTCGTCTACGACCGCGACCAGCGCGGCCTGCACGACCGCATGGCGGGCACGGTCGTCGTCCGCCTGTGA
- a CDS encoding LysR family transcriptional regulator has translation MDVDTRLIRCFLAVADEGTLTRAAERLFVSQPALTKQIRKLEAHLGVRLFTRSRAGMTLTEAGRALAERAPELLAACDRALRETKSAASRAARVVRIGFLASAANEATQDIIARFGRVRPGWRVEMRQATWSDPSAGLAGGEVDAALLRLPFPGQDAFRVEVLFTEPRWVALPAAHPLAARDRLRFSDLWEEPFVAAPAETGRWRDYWLAVDEREGRPVRVGATVDQPDDWLQAIANGYGVALAPASAARFYARPGVVYRPVTGVSPSRVGLAWPPAADADPVVRDFVRCCLEVRKTVLSPAG, from the coding sequence ATGGATGTGGACACGCGGCTGATCCGCTGTTTCCTCGCGGTCGCCGACGAGGGCACCCTCACCCGCGCCGCCGAGCGCCTCTTCGTGTCCCAGCCTGCGCTGACCAAGCAGATCAGGAAACTGGAGGCCCATCTCGGGGTGCGCCTGTTCACGCGATCACGCGCCGGGATGACGCTCACCGAGGCGGGACGCGCCCTGGCGGAGCGGGCGCCGGAGCTGCTGGCCGCCTGCGACCGGGCGCTGCGGGAGACCAAGAGCGCGGCGAGCCGGGCGGCGCGGGTGGTGCGGATCGGGTTCCTCGCCAGCGCCGCCAACGAGGCGACCCAGGACATCATCGCCCGCTTCGGCCGCGTCCGCCCCGGGTGGCGGGTGGAGATGCGGCAGGCGACGTGGTCCGACCCCTCCGCCGGGCTGGCCGGCGGGGAGGTGGACGCCGCGCTGCTGCGGCTGCCGTTTCCCGGCCAGGACGCCTTCCGCGTGGAGGTGCTGTTCACCGAGCCGCGCTGGGTCGCGCTGCCCGCCGCTCATCCTCTCGCGGCCCGTGACCGGCTCCGCTTCTCCGACCTGTGGGAGGAGCCGTTCGTCGCCGCCCCGGCCGAAACGGGCCGGTGGCGCGACTACTGGCTGGCCGTCGACGAGCGCGAGGGCCGTCCGGTGCGTGTCGGCGCGACCGTCGACCAGCCCGACGACTGGCTGCAGGCCATCGCCAACGGCTACGGCGTCGCCCTCGCCCCCGCGTCCGCGGCGCGGTTCTACGCGCGGCCCGGCGTCGTCTACCGGCCCGTGACCGGCGTCAGCCCCAGCCGGGTCGGCCTCGCCTGGCCGCCGGCGGCCGACGCCGACCCGGTCGTGCGGGATTTCGTCCGCTGCTGCCTGGAGGTGCGGAAGACGGTCCTCTCCCCCGCCGGGTGA
- a CDS encoding class I SAM-dependent methyltransferase: MAATRRNVDAASTTRANRLWWDSASDDYQREHGGFLGDVRFIWCPEGLDEADARLLGDVAGRRVLEIGCGAGQCGRWLRSQGARVTGLDLSFRQLRHSQRIDLHTGIALPTVQADAQRLPFADASFDLACSAFGALPFVADAHAVLAEARRVLRPGGRLVFSVTHPIRWAFPDDPGGLTADRSYFDRTPYVEEDETGEVVYVEHHRTLGDWVGLITAAGLVLRSLVEPEWPEGHEREWGGWSPLRGRLIPGTAIFVCEKPAEGSAAG, translated from the coding sequence CTGGCCGCGACCCGGCGGAACGTGGACGCCGCGAGCACCACGCGCGCCAATCGCCTGTGGTGGGACTCCGCCTCCGACGACTACCAGCGCGAGCACGGCGGCTTCCTGGGCGACGTCCGGTTCATCTGGTGCCCCGAAGGGCTCGACGAGGCCGACGCCCGTCTGCTCGGCGACGTCGCGGGCCGCCGGGTGCTGGAGATCGGCTGCGGTGCGGGGCAGTGCGGGCGGTGGCTGCGCTCCCAGGGGGCGCGGGTGACGGGTCTCGACCTGTCCTTCCGCCAGCTGCGCCACTCCCAGCGCATCGACCTGCACACGGGGATCGCGCTGCCCACCGTGCAGGCCGACGCCCAGCGGCTGCCGTTCGCCGACGCGTCCTTCGATCTGGCCTGCTCGGCGTTCGGGGCGCTGCCGTTCGTCGCCGACGCCCACGCCGTGCTCGCCGAGGCCCGCCGCGTGCTGCGGCCCGGCGGACGGCTGGTCTTCTCCGTCACCCACCCGATCCGGTGGGCCTTCCCCGACGATCCCGGCGGGCTCACCGCCGACCGGTCCTACTTCGACCGCACCCCCTACGTCGAGGAGGACGAGACCGGCGAGGTCGTCTACGTCGAGCACCATCGCACCCTCGGCGACTGGGTGGGGTTGATCACCGCCGCCGGGCTGGTGCTGCGGTCCCTGGTGGAGCCCGAGTGGCCGGAGGGGCACGAGCGCGAGTGGGGCGGGTGGAGCCCGCTGCGCGGGCGGCTCATCCCCGGTACCGCGATCTTCGTCTGCGAGAAACCCGCCGAGGGGTCCGCGGCCGGCTGA
- the glnA gene encoding type I glutamate--ammonia ligase, producing MFNSADDVLKFIRDEGVQFVDVRFTDLPGTTHHFTFPAENFSGAVFTDGLMFDGSSIRGFQAIHESDMLLLPDPTTAVLDPFRKHKTLNINFFVHDPLTGEAYTRDPRNVARKAEEYLKGTGIADTAYFGPEAEFYIFDDVRFETKQNAGYYYIDSIEGAWNTGKATEGGNLGYKPRYKGGYFPVPPMDHFTDLRSEMVRKLIQVGIDVEMQHHEVGTAGQAEIDFKFGTLLKTADNLMLYKYVIKNTALEHGHTVTFMPKPIFGDNGSGMHCHQSLWKDGEPLFYDEVGYAGLSDTARYYIGGLLKHAPSLLAFTNPTVNSYHRLVPGYEAPVNLVYSQRNRSACVRIPITGSNPKAKRIEFRVPDPSCNPYFAFAAMLMAGIDGIRNKIEPPEPVDKDLYELPPEEARGIPQVPGSLPEVLDALEADHEYLLEGGVFTTDLIETWISYKRENEIDPIRLRPHPHEFELYYDV from the coding sequence GTGTTCAACTCCGCCGACGACGTCCTGAAGTTCATCCGGGATGAAGGGGTGCAGTTCGTCGACGTCAGGTTCACGGACCTGCCGGGGACGACGCACCACTTCACCTTCCCCGCGGAGAACTTCAGCGGCGCCGTCTTCACCGACGGCCTGATGTTCGACGGGTCCTCCATCCGCGGCTTCCAGGCCATTCACGAGTCGGACATGCTGCTGCTGCCCGACCCCACGACCGCCGTGCTCGACCCGTTCCGGAAGCACAAGACCCTTAACATCAACTTCTTCGTGCATGACCCGCTCACCGGCGAGGCCTACACCCGGGACCCGCGGAACGTCGCGCGCAAGGCCGAGGAGTACCTCAAGGGCACCGGCATCGCCGACACGGCCTACTTCGGCCCCGAGGCGGAGTTCTACATCTTCGACGACGTCCGCTTCGAGACCAAGCAGAACGCCGGCTACTACTACATCGACTCCATCGAGGGCGCCTGGAACACCGGCAAGGCCACCGAGGGCGGCAACCTCGGTTACAAGCCCAGGTACAAGGGGGGCTACTTCCCCGTGCCGCCCATGGACCACTTCACCGACCTGCGTTCGGAGATGGTCCGCAAGCTCATCCAGGTCGGCATCGACGTCGAGATGCAGCACCACGAGGTCGGCACCGCCGGCCAGGCGGAGATCGACTTCAAGTTCGGCACGCTGCTCAAGACCGCCGACAACCTGATGCTGTACAAGTACGTCATCAAGAACACGGCGCTGGAGCACGGCCACACCGTCACCTTCATGCCGAAGCCGATCTTCGGTGACAACGGTTCGGGCATGCACTGCCACCAGTCCCTGTGGAAGGACGGCGAGCCGCTCTTCTACGACGAGGTCGGCTACGCGGGGCTGTCCGACACCGCCCGTTACTACATCGGCGGCCTGCTCAAGCACGCGCCGTCGCTGCTGGCCTTCACCAACCCGACGGTGAACTCCTACCACCGCCTGGTACCCGGCTACGAGGCGCCGGTCAACCTGGTCTACTCCCAGCGCAACCGGTCCGCCTGCGTGCGCATCCCGATCACCGGGTCGAACCCGAAGGCCAAGCGCATCGAGTTCCGCGTGCCGGACCCGTCCTGCAACCCGTACTTCGCGTTCGCCGCGATGCTGATGGCGGGTATCGACGGCATCCGCAACAAGATCGAGCCTCCGGAGCCGGTGGACAAGGACCTTTACGAGCTGCCGCCGGAGGAGGCGCGCGGCATCCCGCAGGTTCCGGGTTCGCTCCCGGAGGTCCTCGACGCCTTGGAGGCCGACCACGAGTACCTCCTGGAGGGCGGCGTGTTCACGACGGACCTGATCGAGACCTGGATCTCCTACAAGCGCGAGAACGAGATCGACCCGATCCGGCTGCGCCCGCACCCGCACGAGTTCGAGCTGTACTACGACGTGTGA
- a CDS encoding methionine--tRNA ligase, producing MDERRFYLTTTIPYVNARPHLGFALELVQADVLARHLRLRGVPVRLQTGTDENALKNVLAAEAAGVSVRELVDRNAEAFISLAGPLDLSFDDVIRTSADPRHRVGVERLWRACAASGDLYRKHYEGLYCVGCEQFYAPGDLTDGRCPEHGVEPQPVAEENWFFRLSRYGERLRELIASGELRIEPEARRNEVLAFVSGGLEDFSVSRSQARARGWGIPVPDDPDQVIYVWWDALGNYLTALDYGTGGEAYRRWWTGASRRVHLVGKGVVRFHAVYWPAMLLSAGEPLPTDILVHDYLTIDGRKISKSGGVTADPAALAAEFGTDPIRWWLLREVPRVGDTDFTVERLAARTNDELVNGLGNLVSRVGAMVHRYRDGRVPQAEPGSSALSEACAAVAERVDAALADADFRTATSAVWAVVDEANRHINRAKPWELARSGDADRLDAVLAALVAALRVIGEELTPFLPGTAAAVRAQCTVQDGVLPPPRHLFRRITTR from the coding sequence ATGGACGAGCGACGGTTCTACCTCACCACCACCATCCCCTACGTCAACGCCCGTCCCCACCTGGGGTTCGCGCTGGAACTCGTGCAGGCCGACGTGCTGGCCCGCCACCTGCGCCTGCGCGGCGTGCCCGTGCGGCTGCAGACCGGCACCGACGAGAACGCGCTGAAGAACGTGCTGGCCGCCGAGGCCGCCGGGGTCAGCGTGCGTGAGCTGGTCGACCGCAACGCGGAGGCGTTCATCTCCCTGGCGGGCCCGCTCGACCTGTCCTTCGACGACGTCATCCGCACCAGCGCCGACCCGCGCCACCGGGTGGGCGTGGAGCGGCTGTGGCGGGCGTGCGCCGCTTCGGGAGACCTGTACCGCAAGCATTACGAAGGGCTGTACTGCGTCGGCTGCGAGCAGTTCTACGCGCCCGGGGACCTGACCGACGGCCGCTGCCCCGAGCACGGCGTCGAGCCGCAGCCCGTCGCCGAGGAGAACTGGTTCTTCCGGCTTTCCCGGTACGGCGAGCGCCTGCGCGAGCTGATCGCCTCCGGCGAGCTGCGGATCGAACCCGAGGCCCGGCGCAACGAGGTGCTCGCCTTCGTCTCGGGCGGCCTGGAGGACTTCTCCGTCTCCCGCTCGCAGGCGCGGGCCAGGGGCTGGGGCATCCCCGTGCCCGACGACCCCGACCAGGTGATCTACGTGTGGTGGGACGCGCTGGGCAACTACCTCACCGCGCTGGACTACGGAACCGGCGGGGAGGCGTACCGGCGCTGGTGGACCGGCGCGTCCCGCCGCGTCCACCTGGTGGGCAAGGGCGTGGTGCGCTTCCACGCGGTCTACTGGCCGGCGATGCTGCTGTCGGCGGGCGAACCGCTGCCGACCGACATCCTGGTGCACGACTACCTGACCATCGACGGCAGGAAGATCAGCAAGTCGGGCGGGGTCACCGCGGACCCCGCGGCGCTGGCGGCGGAGTTCGGCACCGACCCGATCCGCTGGTGGCTGCTGCGCGAGGTGCCCCGGGTCGGCGACACCGACTTCACCGTCGAACGGCTGGCCGCCCGGACCAACGACGAGCTGGTCAACGGCCTGGGCAACCTGGTGAGCCGGGTGGGCGCGATGGTGCACCGCTACCGGGACGGCCGCGTGCCCCAGGCGGAGCCCGGCTCCTCGGCGCTGAGCGAGGCGTGCGCGGCCGTCGCGGAGCGGGTGGACGCCGCGCTGGCCGACGCCGACTTCCGGACGGCGACCTCGGCGGTGTGGGCCGTGGTGGACGAGGCCAACCGGCACATCAACCGGGCCAAGCCGTGGGAGCTCGCCAGGTCGGGTGACGCCGACCGGCTGGACGCCGTCCTGGCGGCGCTGGTCGCCGCCCTCCGGGTGATCGGCGAGGAGCTGACCCCGTTCCTGCCCGGCACCGCCGCGGCCGTCCGCGCGCAGTGCACCGTCCAGGACGGCGTGCTGCCCCCGCCGCGCCATCTGTTCCGCCGCATCACCACACGCTGA